Part of the Zea mays cultivar B73 chromosome 4, Zm-B73-REFERENCE-NAM-5.0, whole genome shotgun sequence genome is shown below.
aggtccggggagtgtttgtacaacttgagcaccacaaggaagcaacaaaatgcataaggaacatgatcaaaggcataaacacaagtatgttataattcaatccaggttccgcgaatctaagacatttagctcactacgcaacctgcaaaaggtcttctcatctagaggcttggtaaagatatcggctagctggttctcggtgctaacatgaaacacttcgatatctcccttttgctggtggtctctcaaaaagtgatgtcggatgtctatgtgctttgtgcggctgtgctcaacaggattttccgctattcggatagcactctcattatcacataggagtgggactttgctcagattgtagccaaagtcccggagggtttgcctcatctaaagtagttgcgcgcaacactgtcctgcggcaacgtactcggtctcagcggtggatagggcaacggaagtttgtttcttagaactccatgacaccagggaccttcctaagaattggcacgtccccgatgtgctcttcctatcgaccttacatccagcatagtcggaatctgaatatccaatcaagtcaaagttagacccctttggataccagatcccgaagcaaggagtagcgactaaatatctaagaattcgcttcacggccaccaagtgacactccttaggatcggattgaaatctagcacacatgcatacgctaagcataatatctggtctactagcatataaataaagtaaagaccctatcattgaccggtatgctttttgatcaacggacttacctcctttgttgaggtcggtgtgtccgtcggttcccatcggagtctttgcgggcttggcgtccttcatcccaaaccgctttagcaggtcttgcgtgtacttcgtttgggagatgaaggtgccatccttgagttgcttcacttggaacccaaggaagtagttcaactcacccatcatcgacatctcgaatttctgcgtcatcaccctgctaaactcttcacaagacttttgattagtagaaccaaatattatgtcatcgacataaatttggcacacaaaaagatcaccatcgcaagtcttagtgaaaatagttggatcggctttcccaaccttgaaggcattagcaattaaaaagtctctaaggcattcataccatgctcttggggcttgcttaagtccatagagcgccttagagagcttacacacgtggttggggtaccgttcatcctcgaagccagggggttgctccacgtacagctCCTCCTTGATCgcaccgttgaggaaagcgctcttcacatccatttggtacaatctgaaagaatggtgagcggcatatgctagcaaaatacgaattgattctagcctagccacaggagcgaaagtctcctcaaagtccaaacctgcgacttgggcataaccttttgccacaagtcgagccttgttccttgtcaccaccccatgctcgtcttgtttgttgcggaacacccacttggttcccacaacattttgcttaggacaaggcaccagtgtccaaacttcattcctcttgaagttgttgagctcttcctgcatggccaacacccagtccggatctagcaaggcctcttctaccctgaaaggctcaatagaagagacaaaagagtaatgctcacaaaaattcaccaatctagagcgagtagttactcccttgctaatatcacccaaaatttggtcgacgggatgatttctttgaatcgtcgctcgaacttgggttggaggtgcctgaggtgcttcttcctcttcaacttgaacgtcctgtgctcccccttgatcatgcgcctccacttgagatacctgttcgtcatcttgagttgggggttgcaccattgttgaggaagaaggttgatcttgctccaaatgttcatgtggtcgcacatcgccaattgccatggtgcgcatagcggccgttggaatgtcttcttcatctacatcatcaagatcaacaacttgctctcttggagagccattagtctcatcaaatacaacgtcgctagagacttcaaccaaacccgatgatttgttgaagaccctatacgcctttgtatttgaatcataacctaataaaaactcttctacagctttgggagcaaatttagaagttctacctttcttcacaagaatatagcacttgctcccaaatacacgaaaataagacacattaggtttgttaccagttagcagctcatacgaagtcttcttgaggaggcggtgaaggtagacccggttgatggcgtggcaagccgtgttcactgcttccgaccaaaaacggtcgggggtcttgaactctccaagcatagtcctcgccatatcgatgagcgtcttgttcttcctctctaccacaccattttgttgtggtgtgtagggagcagagaactcgtgcttgatcccttcctcctcaaggaactcctccacttgaaggttcttgaactcggacccgttgtcgctccttatctttttcaccttgagctcaaactcattttgagctctcctgaggaagcgcttgagggtcccttgggtttcagatttatcctgcaaaaagaatacccaagtgaagcgggaaaaatcatcaactataacaagaccatacttacttcctcctatacttagataggtgacgggtccgaagaggtccatatgaagcatctctaaaggtcttgatgtggtcatcacatttttggtgtgatgagagcttcccacctgtttgcctgcttgacaagctgcacaaggtctatctttctcgaattgcacattagttaaacctatcacgtgttctccctttagaagcttgtgaaggttcttcatccccacatgtgctaagcggcgatgccacagtcagcccatgctagtcttagcaattaagcatgcatctagaccggcctcctcttttgcaaaatcaactaagtaaagtttgtcgtctaatacacccttaaaagctagtgaaccttcacttcttctaaaaacagacacatctacatttgtgaatagacaattatatcccatattgcataattgactaacagataacaaattatatccaagagactcaactaaaaacacattagatatagagtgctcggatgaaatagcaattttacctaacccttttaccttgccttgattcccatcaccgaatattattgaatcttgggaatccttgtttttgacgtaggaggtgaacattttcttctcccccttcatatggtttgtgcatccgctgtcgataatccagcttgaacccccggatgcataaacctgcaaggcaaatttaggcttgggtcttaggtacccaactcatgttgggtcctacaaggttagtacaaatatccttagggacccaaatgcaagttttgtctcccttgcattttgcccctaatttttcaGCAACTATCTtcatatcctttctacaaatagcataggaagcatttaaagcatgatatattgtagaaggttcattaactttcctaggaacattaacaacatttctcctaggcatatgaacaaaatatctcctagacatatctctaccatgcatataggaagaactagaagcaaacatggcatgagagtcaaaagcatcataatcattacaactcctatatgactgtcttctatcatggtacataaacgcatggttctttttagcactactatccataggagccttccctttcttcttggcggagatgggagccttatagcttgttaagtccttggcttccctcttgaagccaagtccatccttaattgaggggtgtctaccaatcgtataggcatcccttgcaaattttagcttgtaaaattcattcttgctagtcttaagttgggcattaagactagccaattcatcattcaatttggaaattgaaactaggtgttcactacaagcatcaatgtcaaaatctttacacctcttgcaaatcataacatgttctacacaagagttagatttactagctacttctagtttagcatttaaatcattgttaattctctttaagctagatatagagtcatgacaggtagacaattcactagaaagcatttcatttcttttaacttctaaagcaagtgaattttgtgcactaacaaatttatcatgctcttcatataaaaggtcttcttgtttctctaagagtctatccttttcattcaaggcatcaatcaattcattgatcttatctattttagttctatccaatcctttgaacaaactagagtaatatatttcttcatcactagaagaatcataagtagtactgtctcgagtacataccttcttctcccttgccatgaggcatgtgtgacgctcgttggggaagagggatgacttgttgaaggcagtggcggcgagtccttcattgtcggagtcggaggaggagcaatccgaatcccactccttcccgatatgtgcctcgcccttggccttcttgtaattcttcttcttttcccttttgttccctttttcctggtcacttttattatcgggacaattagcaatgaaatgaccaattttaccacatttgaagcatgagcgcttcccctttgtcgtggtcttgcttggctgtcccttgcgaccctttagcgtcgtcttgaagcgcttgatgatgagagccatctcttcattattgagcccggtcgcctcaacttgcgccaccttgctgggtagcgcctccttgctcctcgttgccttgagagcaatgggttgaggctcatggattggaccgttcaacgcgtcgtccacgtacctcgcttccttgatcatcattcgcccgcttacgaattttccaaggacttcttcgggcgacatcttggtgtacctaggattttcacgaatattgttcaccaaatgtggatcaagtacagtaaaggaccttagcattaggcggacgacatcatggtccgtccatcacgtgcttccgtagctccttattttgttgataagggtcttgagccggttgtatgtttgggttggctcctcgccccttatcatcacgaatcttccaagctcgccctccaccaactccatcttggtgagcaaggtgacatcattcccctcatgagagatcttgagggtgtcccagatctgcttggcattgtccaagccgctcaccttatggtactcgtccctgcacaaggaagctaacaacacagtagtagcttgtgcatttttatgaatctgttcattaataaatataggactatccgagctatcaaatttcattccattctcaacaatctcccaaatgcttggatggagagagaacaagtgactacgcattttgtgactccaaaattcgtagtcctccccatcaaagtgtggaggtttgccaagagggatggaaagcaaatgtgcatttgagctatgcgggatacgcgaataatcgaaagaaaagtttgagttaaccgtctttcgtttgtcgtagtcgttgtcgtcgttgtcctttcgggaagaagtggactcatcgctgtcgtcgtagtagacgatctccttgatgcgtctcgtcttcttcttcttcccatctttgcgtctgtggcccgagcccgagtcggtaggcttgtcatccttcgtctcgttgacgaaggactccttctccttatcgttgatcacgattcccttcccttaggatccatctcttcgggcgattagtcccttcgtgaagagaacggctccgataccaattgagagcacctagagggggggtgaataggtgatcctgtaaaacttgaaacttaagccacaaaaacttggttaagtgttagcacaataatcgccaagtggctagagaggagtctcaacaaaacacaataatcacaagagatcaatcacagagatggcacggtggttatcccgtggttcggccaagaccaacgcttgcctactccacgttgtggcgtcccaatggacgagggttgcaatcaacccctctcaagcggtccaaagacccacttgaatacacggtgttttgctttgcttttcttaatcccgtccgcgagtaatctccacaacttggagtctctcacccttacacttaaagttcacaaagaagcacggagtaagggagggatgagcaacacacacaagacacgaaatcagaatgtcaacacgcacacaagtcgcaacaagagctcgcaacacaaccgacgagttcacaactcaacaagagctctagatgctatcacgaggAAAtagatgcgtggaatcgaagtcttggtgcttaggaatgctttgagtatgcttgatatcttcctccatgcgcctaggggtcccttttatagccccaaggcagctaggagccgttgagagcattccaggaaggctaatcttgccttctgtcgcctggcgcaccggacagtccggtgcaccaccggacactgtccggtgcagatctctttccttatctagcgaagccgaccgttggcgccttggagccgttggcgcaccggacactgtccggtgcacaccggacagtccggtgcccccttctagccgttggctcggccacgtgtcccgcgcggatcgcgcgaccgatcgttggcccggccgaccgttggctcaccggacagtccggtgaattatagccgtacgccgtcaatttcttcccgagagcagcaagttcgcctgagccagtctggcacaccggacactgtccggtgcaccaccggacagtccggtgcacccagactgcgctgaccttcggctgaacttagccatctcttctccaactcgatttttcctgtttccagcacttagacacaatacattagtccataaaacaatgtactaagtctagaaacataccttttgacatgatttgcactttgtccaccactttgcatagattaacacaaaagcacttgtgttggcactcaatcaccaaaatacttagaaatggcccaagggcatatttccctttcaggcgtcCCGAAGGTGACCAGGAGGTCGATTCACACAATCAGGGGTCGTCCGCTTTCCcgggacgatcccgtggaagggtccTCCTATCGGTCAAAGGTGGTCTCGGTTTAAGCCCATGGCATCGAGCGTAGCAGAGTAAAGGATGTTGAGCCCGCTTCCTCCGTCCATCAATACCTTCGTAAGTCGTACTGACCCCATGATGGGACTAACAATGAGCAGGTATCGTCCGGTCGAGGGTTATGATCTGGGTGGTCGGTGCGATCATAGGTGATGGCTTGGTCGGACTAATCGAGGAAAACTGGAGACGCTTGCCGAGCATAGAGTATTTCGCGTCGTCCTGCCTTCAGATGTCTTCTTGGCGTGTAGTAATCTGACCCCCCCCCACCCGAAGATCGTTAGGCATTCAGTCTCGTCCGAGAATGTGGCTCTTGCCTTCTTTCGCTTGGCGCCCTGCCTAGGCTTCGCTCCCGTTTCGGCCGGTGTTCCTCCACCCAGAAAACTTCTCAGTAGCCCGTGGTCCTTGTAGGCGTGTCGAATTGGATAGCGATGGTTCAGACACGAGGCTTCGAGCAGTTTCTCGAaatggtcattggcttcctcggtTGGCGGTTGCTTTCCCTTCTGACCCACCACCGCCATTAGCGTTTCATCGTGCATTTGTCTTTCTTTCTTTTATCAGGTCGCCCTCGGAGACCTCCATTAGGCCCCTTGTCGCGCTTGGCCTTCTACCCGCGATGATGAAAGATCGCTCTCAACGCGTCTTCTCCTGATGCGTGAGTGGTTGCGATGTCCAGGAGCTCCTTTGTGGTTCGCGGGCTCTTGCATCCCAACTTATGCACCAGAGTTTCGCTCGTGGTAACCAAAACAAACGCGCGAATGACATCGGCGTCGGCAAGGTTTGTTAGTTTGTTGCATTGTCGCGAGAAGCGTCGAATGTAGTCCCTCAAGGTCTTATCAGGTTTTTTTGGCAGTTCTTGAGGTCCCACGGGTTACTAGGACGAACGTACGTGTCTTGGAAGTTCCCCACAAAAATCTCTTTGAGGTCGACCCAGTTTTGAATGCAGTCGGGCCTCAAGTTTTCTAACCAGGCCCGCGCCAAGTCTGCCAggtacagggggaggttgcggattatGAAGTCATCGTGATCCACTCCTCCCACATGGCTCGCCAGTCGATAATTCCTCAGCCAAATACTAGGGTTTGACTCTCCTGAATATCTCGCGATATTGGTGAGCACCCTTATCGTTGTGGCACCAGTGCTCGAAGGATACGACGGTTGAAGGCCCGAGGCCTCGGTGGCGGTGGGCTAAGGCTCCCATCGGGGTCCAACCAGCCTCCGCAGTGTTGTTTGTACCGACAGGAGTCACCCGACCCGTCACATCCCTCCTCTCCATTCCTGTGGCCAGGCGCGCTCCACTTGGTTCGACCTGGCTTTTGGGGATGGTGAGGTGGGACTTGTGCCACGCTTCCTTCAAACTTGAGAAGTTGTCGCGACGTGGCATCGTTTGTCGTTAGCGTGGATGCGGTGTAGCGGTTGGTCTCTGGTTCGCGACGCCGGGACATGGAGATCTTGGCTTGTTGTTGCACAGCAAGGCCGAGGAGGTCTCGGATCTCCTGGTGGGTCTTTCATTGGGATGGTGTTTACGCCCTAGGCAGCTTGTCCAGAAGTGTCGCATCAGCTACGGCGTTTTGGCTCACCCAGGGAAAACGCGGCGTTGCGCCCCTGCCATAAACTAGGCAACAGCAAACCTTTGTCATCATGGGGCACTGTCGCCCCACCGCTTGGCGTGgtcgccccgtcccctcccccgtagTGGCAGGGCGAACACCGTGAGACTCTCTTCACCGCTTCCCGCCGGAGCTCCCTCTCCCCTACGGTAGAGGCTACAGGAAGACGCTACCTGCCGCAACGCTTCCCCCTAAAGCACCCCCTACGGTGCAGCCGCGCGCTATCGTCTTCTCTCTCCCCCCGAATGCAGCGTGCTCTCCTTTCCTCCCCTATCTACTGTGATGTGGGCCCACAGTTAATTATTAGTAGATGAAAAATTGATATGAGGTAAAAAGTAGAtacagaaaatgatattttatggttgtagtggggtataggggaagGATTTAGGGGAACCGTTGTACAGGGTGGAGATATAGGGGGAAGAGAACGCTGACGTGGTACGTGAGTAGGATATAGAGGGAGAAATTTAGAGGTAACCGCTGAACACAGTCTGATGTGCTCCATGATGTTGGGAGAGTTCTCGCTAAGGCTCCCCACGTGGGGGAGTGATCTCCCATGGTATTGGCTGCAAGGCATTCCTGACCGGGGGTCACATCTCGTCTCGCTAGGCAGGGACGTGAGCTCGTCTTCCGACCCTGATAAGATATCCAGAAACGTGTCCCGAATGCGGTCCAGTACTCCCACTACCTCAGTACGATCGAGTGGTGCCGAGCGCATGCCTCGATCTTATTGAAAGCAGCTCCCATTTTCAGTCCACGGTACTCAAAAACTCTACTTTATAACAAAACCACAAAAAACAGTAGAAAGTATAGGAAACAGTAttttgaccatttgttgccagaaGCAATTCCCGTATTTTCAGCAGGGACAGAGGTGGGGGCAGACATTGGTCCCGTTTAGTTCAACTTCTCAGGTGGCCACCAAAAACCGCTCAACTCTACAGTTCTGTTCGTTTGAAGTGTCGGCTTTTACCCAAATGTGTTTTGACTAGTACAACATTTTGATGTTTTGTTGTATTTACTGCAGAATCTGACATATAATAATCCAGCTAGTCAAACACATAGATTCTTCAGTCTAGCAGATTATCTCTGCGACCAGATTCTATTCACAACCAACTTCTGAGAAAAGGTCCATTGCTGTTCGCCCTGCGGCTCGTTTGAATACAGGCGCGGGCTGCCTGCACCCACCCTGCTGCACTTTGGACGTGTCACATAAAATGCACCAAGTCCCAAGCATCCAGCAAGTACGACGCACGCGGCCACTGCTGACCGACAGACCAGCTACACGACAAACCAAAGCAAACCCACCCAGGACGCCACGCCACGCTATAGTGAGTGACTGTTGACGTTGTGCCTGCAACTGCAAGGGCAGTAGTACTAGTCAAACCACCACCGCCGCTACCAGTTAAAACAGCCACACAACAGCGTCGTTATCAAGCAGTGCGATCGGATCAGACATGGTAGAGTTCATGAAACCCTCAAATCAACATCACGAACATCAGCATCATCCACTAATGTATTGTACACATCCAAATTAGCAGCTTAATAATGAACCGACCAACACAGCACTCAGCCTCCCTAGTTTAGCTTACAACAGACAGATCCATCCAGCACATACGAACAAGACAGCACCGTGAGCTGAACTGAACCGAACACAGCACATCAAATCCTCCTACTTACTCCATTAATTAATTgcgcgacgacgacgactacgacgacAATTAGATGAAGGAAAACGAAGCCTACAAACATCAACcctgcggcggtggcggcgggacGAATCGCTACGCACTAACCCCATGCAGCAGCGTCCGTCAAGCCGCGGCCGTCTCGCTGGGCACGACGGGGCGTACCTTGGGGGGGCGGCCGCGGCCGCGCTTGACGGGGGTGGAGCCGTCGCCGGCGGGGGCCGGGGACGCGCCGCCCTCGGTCTTGGCCTTCTTGGGCGGGCGGCCGCGGGCCCTGGGCATGCCCGCGGTGGCCTGCTTCACGGCGGCGTCCAGCGGGTCCTTGGGCTTGGGcgggcgcccgcgcccgcgccccgatgGCGGCGACACCGGCGCGCCGGGGTCCCGCGCCTTCGggggccgcccgcgcccgcgcttcgGCGGCGCGTCGGGCGCGTCGGCGCGGAAGTAGTTGTTCTTGACGAAGACCAGCTCACCCGACTCCTTCATGCGCGCCAGGTGCGCGGCCAGCAGCGACGCGTGCGCGGGCGGCAGGTCGCCGTCGTACTTGCCCTCGATGTACCTGGAGATGGCCGACTTGTTCGACCCGCTCTTGTCGCCTAAGTCCTCGATCGCCGCCAGGATCATCTGCCGGAACGCCCAACCAACACGACGCGCCGTCGGTTAGCTCACTCCATTCCGCAGCAACGAGCACACAAAGAGAAAATCcatttttttatatatttttggtCCAACGGAAACGAAAGAAACCGCCAAGCAGCACGCATGGAGCGCGGCAGCATCCCCCGAACCCAGCTACATCTCCAGCACACGAACGAATCCGCGCCAAGAACAGCACCGGAACAAGAAAGAAAAAAGAGAGAAGAAGCAACGCAGGAAGCGGACGCCGGACAGATGGGTCTCACCTCGGGGTAGGGCGGGATCGGGGACGGCTTGGCGACTTCCTCGGTGGCCATGGCGACGACGCAGACCTTCCCGGATGCCGTGCGGAATGAATTGTTTCCCCCTCGGAGGGTTTGGATCAGGATAGATAAGAAATGCGGAGGAGCCTCGCTCCGTTTCTTTACTATTTTTCCACCTTGGTCTTTTGGTTGTGTCTGcgaagagagagagtgtgtgtgtGTGGGTCTGTCATCTGTGGGAGGAGAGTGAGGAGAGACGGGATCAGATGTGGGACGCGGGCGGGCGGACGAACGGCCAGGATTTCTCAGGCCGGCAGAATCGGGCGGCGCAGGACGGGGGAGCACGCGGATCGGTGACGTGGCGTGCGACGGGGTGCCTCTGCCTGCACGCGTCCGCCAGCCCCGCCTAGTTTTTGTTTGCTTTTGTCCGGGCCTGCGCTGGCTTTTAGGCTCTCAGTAGGAAATGACCGAGATGACCTCCGGTTTGgccctcttttttttctttcaaaATAAGTTTTTTTTCACAGTAGTCTCCTCGGATGCTCTATCCCCCTCTCCACCGAAATAACTGCATGTCTTGCTTTTGCTTTTTAGTAGGTCATACTTTTTAAGTATAAAATTTATAGAAAATAGTATTACATCTTGAAATACGATTATTATATGAAATATATGTCATAATTAATTTAACTATACTTAGTATGCATCGTTAATATTAGTATATATATTATGGATTTTATAGAATTCGTAAAACAAAACGTAGTATTATTATCATATACATATATATTATTTATTAGTAAGTGGGAAAGGCTCTTGGAGTCTTGGTTTCAACTGAGTGGATACATTATGAAATTATCATGAGTTGTACTCAGCTAGAGCTCTTTACAGATTGCTTTGTTTTGACATACAAATAGAAGGGCAAATTAGCTGTGAAAGGTGGGTAGGCATTAGGGTTTAGGCATTCTTCATAGTGAATTGCAAAAAAAAATTGTCTGTTTCATGGCACTGTCTTATTTTACAGATGCACCACTCTAACTTTGCTAGAACCATTTTGCTAAAAACTACTGTTATAGTAATATTCTAACAAATTGTGGATATTATTCTTTCCCGTGAAAACCTTTTAGAGCTAGTTTGTAAACCCTATTTTTCCATATAATTTCTATTTTACtaaagaaaattagtttatttttctttAGGAAAATAGAAATATTTTAGCTAAAAGGTGTTTTCAAACTAGCCTTTATTAAGCAAATCTCTTTTGAAGTTCACACTGGTGTCTTAGGACCTAGTGGTCAAATGGGGAAAAAGCTTTCGGTTTCAGCACTATGTACGTATATATCTTTAGGAAACTGCAGTTCGTTTCTGCTTTTCTAGAAAGCTAAAGTTACTTTAAAGATGACTTCATGCCGGTATTAAAATAGAAGAGCAAATTTATATGTGAAACATGATTACTACGTTTCTTTCTTCATGAAATTGCGTCCCGAGTTTTGCTGTAATTTATTTCAGGAAATAAATTAGGAATAAATAAGAAGTTTTAGCAGTTACGACAACATTTTATTAAAGATGTGGAAATGTTTGGTACAGATAAGAGCGGTCATCAACCACCACCATTTAGATTCATTTAAAGTGAACAAGAAATATAATAATTAGACAAAAGGCAACGAAGAGAACGCATATATCTATTATGATCCAAGACTTCAATAATTTCATACAAACATAAACATCTCTTATTAGTCCATCAAAACATAATATGTTTAAATTTAAGTGATATGTTGCAAACAAAAAGATGTTGTTTGATACTTGCACTAGTACATAAATTTAATAGAGGCTGTCAAAATCAATTAAAGGAGGTAGGCATTACAACCGCCTCTGACGTTAGACCTCTATTAATCATCAATTAACAGAGGTTGTTAGCATGCCCGACGTCGATAACGTGTTCATCAGGGTGATAATTAGGGT
Proteins encoded:
- the LOC100277576 gene encoding HMG-Y-related protein A isoform X1, whose product is MILAAIEDLGDKSGSNKSAISRYIEGKYDGDLPPAHASLLAAHLARMKESGELVFVKNNYFRADAPDAPPKRGRGRPPKARDPGAPVSPPSGRGRGRPPKPKDPLDAAVKQATAGMPRARGRPPKKAKTEGGASPAPAGDGSTPVKRGRGRPPKVRPVVPSETAAA
- the LOC100277576 gene encoding HMG-Y-related protein A (The RefSeq protein has 1 substitution compared to this genomic sequence) — its product is MATEEVAKPSPIPPYPEMILAAIEDLCDKSGSNKSAISRYIEGKYDGDLPPAHASLLAAHLARMKESGELVFVKNNYFRADAPDAPPKRGRGRPPKARDPGAPVSPPSGRGRGRPPKPKDPLDAAVKQATAGMPRARGRPPKKAKTEGGASPAPAGDGSTPVKRGRGRPPKVRPVVPSETAAA